ACAAATTGGCTGTGCATAAATCATAGTGTGCTTTAAGTTATCCACTGTCTGTGATTAACTTGTGGATAATTATTAACATGCTGTGATTATTTTTATCCACGGGTGTTATTTTTGTGTATAACTAAAAAATTTTGAGAAAGATGGAGTTATTTATGTCTGAAAAAGAAATTTGGGAAAAAGTATTAGACCTCGCCAAAGAACGAATTTCAAAAATTAGTTTTGATACTTTCGTAAAAGATACGCAACTCTATTCACTCCAAAATGATAAAGCCATCGTATTAGTCAGTGAATCTTTCAATGCGAATTGGCTCAATCAAAAATATAGTGAGATTATGCAAAGCATCATATATGAAGTGATTGGTTATGAAGTCAAGCCTCGTTTTATAACTGAAGAAGAACTGTCAAAATATATGAAGACCGATCAAAAACAACCTGAAGAAACTGCAACTCCAGAAACGCATCAACATCAGAATGTCGATAATCTAGGTGGTATTGAACAATTTAATACACACAATACATTTGACACATTTGTAATCGGACCAGGCAACCGTTTTCCACATGCTGCGAGTTTAGCAGTAGCAGAAGCACCAGCCGAAGCATACAATCCATTATTTATTTATGGTGGAGTTGGATTAGGAAAAACCCATCTAATGCATGCCATTGGACATCATGTTTTGGATAATAATCCTAATGCTAATGTGATTTATACATCTAGTGAAAAGTTTACAAACGAATTTATTAAGTCAATTCGTGATAACCAAGGTGATGCTTTTAGAGAGAAATACCGTAATATCGACGTTTTACTAATCGATGATATACAGTTCATTCAAAATAAGGAACAAACACAAGAAGAATTCTTCCATACTTTTAATGAACTGCATAACAATAATAAACAAATTGTTATTTCTAGTGACCGTCCACCAAAAGAGATCTCTAAATTGTCAGATCGACTCCGTTCTCGCTTTGAATGGGGCTTAATCGTGGATATTACACCACCAGATTATGAAACAAGAATGGCTATTTTACAGAAAAAGATTGAAGAAGAGAATTTAGATATACCAATGGAATCATTAAACTACATTGCAAATCAAATTCAATCCAATATTCGTGAACTTGAAGGTGCATTAACACGTTTATTGGCTTATTCACAATTACAAGGTAAACCTATCACGACAGAATTAGCTGCGGAAGCTTTAAAAGATATTATACAAGCACCTAAATCTAAAAAGATTACTATTCAAGATATACAAAAAGTCGTTGGACAATACTATAACGTTCGCATAGAAGACTTTAGTGCCAAAAAGCGTACAAAATCTATTGCCTATCCACGACAAATTGCAATGTATCTTTCACGTGAACTTACAGATTTTTCATTACCTAAAATTGGTGAAGAGTTTGGTGGACGTGATCATACAACCGTCATTCATGCTCACGAAAAAATTGTAAATGATATTAAAGCAGATCCTACATTTAAACAAGAAGTGGAAAATTTAGAAAAAGAAATCAGAAACCAATAGTTGGGAAATAATTTAAAAAATTAAGCTGTTATAGTACAGTTCGAATTGAAGATTAAATTTGATTATAAAAGGGAATAATTACATGGAAAAGCGCATGTCATTTTGTTGTCGTTTTATTATTCTAGAAAAGATAATCAAGTTGTGGATTGTGGACAATGTTGAAAAGGTGTACACAGTATACACACTTTATCCACATGTGCATAACTTTGATATGCCAGACTTATTGTCACTTATCCACTAATTCACAGGCCCTACTACTATTACTATGAATTTAAAACCTATATAATTATATATAAACGACTGGAAGGAGTTTAAATTTTAATGATGGAATTCACTATTAAAAGAGATTATTTTATTAATCAACTAAACGATACATTAAAAGCTATTTCACCTAGAACAACTTTACCAATTCTTACTGGTATTAAAATTGACGCTAAAGAAAATGAAGTCATTTTAACTGGATCAGATTCTGAAATCTCAATTGAAATCTCAATACCAAAACAAATAGATGGTGAAGATATTGTTGATATCTCAGAAACAGGATCAGTTGTACTTCCTGGTCGTTTCTTCGTTGATATTATTAAAAAATTGCCAGGTAAAGATGTTAAATTATCTACTAATGAGCAATTCCAAACACTCATTACATCTGGTCATTCTGAATTCAACTTAAGTGGTTTAGATCCAGATCAATATCCACTATTACCAGAAGTATCAAGAGATGACGCTATTCAATTATCTGTAAAAGTATTAAAAAACATCATTGCACAAACTAATTTTGCAGTGTCCA
The DNA window shown above is from Staphylococcus sp. M0911 and carries:
- the dnaA gene encoding chromosomal replication initiator protein DnaA, whose protein sequence is MSEKEIWEKVLDLAKERISKISFDTFVKDTQLYSLQNDKAIVLVSESFNANWLNQKYSEIMQSIIYEVIGYEVKPRFITEEELSKYMKTDQKQPEETATPETHQHQNVDNLGGIEQFNTHNTFDTFVIGPGNRFPHAASLAVAEAPAEAYNPLFIYGGVGLGKTHLMHAIGHHVLDNNPNANVIYTSSEKFTNEFIKSIRDNQGDAFREKYRNIDVLLIDDIQFIQNKEQTQEEFFHTFNELHNNNKQIVISSDRPPKEISKLSDRLRSRFEWGLIVDITPPDYETRMAILQKKIEEENLDIPMESLNYIANQIQSNIRELEGALTRLLAYSQLQGKPITTELAAEALKDIIQAPKSKKITIQDIQKVVGQYYNVRIEDFSAKKRTKSIAYPRQIAMYLSRELTDFSLPKIGEEFGGRDHTTVIHAHEKIVNDIKADPTFKQEVENLEKEIRNQ